In Phyllostomus discolor isolate MPI-MPIP mPhyDis1 chromosome 2, mPhyDis1.pri.v3, whole genome shotgun sequence, the following are encoded in one genomic region:
- the MCAT gene encoding malonyl-CoA-acyl carrier protein transacylase, mitochondrial isoform X2 codes for MSVRVARALRGWGWGAGCRRGASDFRLPPPGAVDVAELLRDATTAEEGPREAVARRPPDQCSVLLFPGQGSQVVGMGRGLLRYPRVRELYAAASRVLGYDLLELSLHGPQEALDRTAHCQPAIFVASLAAVEKLHHLQPAVIENCVAAAGFSVGEFAALVFAGAMEFSEGSAVPPEELLQIPLQAHQDAAGQRRLPHPPHGAGPGAAGAGAEGRGRQEAPGVRALQRGREPVPAPEAHPEAAGPAGGLAGEVGADDARPVREEKGHGVPPDF; via the exons ATGAGCGTCCGGGTGGCGCGGGctctgaggggctggggctggggcgcggGCTGCCGCCGCGGCGCCTCGGACTTCCGGCTGCCGCCGCCGGGCGCCGTGGACGTGGCGGAGCTGCTGCGAGATGCGACGACAGCCGAGGAGGGGCCCCGGGAGGCGGTGGCGCGGCGGCCGCCCGACCAGTGTTCGGTGCTGCTCTTCCCGGGCCAGGGCAGCCAGGTGGTGGGCATGGGCCGCGGTCTGCTCCGCTACCCGCGCGTCCGCGAGCTCTACGCCGCCGCCAGCCGCGTGCTGGGCTACGACCTGCTGGAGCTGAGCCTGCACGGGCCGCAGGAGGCCCTGGACCGCACCGCGCACTGCCAGCCCGCGATCTTCGTGGCCTCGCTGGCCGCCGTGGAGAAACTGCATCACCTGCAGCCTGCG GTCATTGAGAACTGCGTTGCTGCTGCTGGGTTCAGTGTGGGAGAATTCGCAGCCCTGGTGTTTGCCGGAGCCATGGAGTTTTCCGAAG GCTCTGCAGTTCCTCCAGAAGAACTCCTCCAGATACCACTTCAGGCGCACCAAGATGCTGCCGGTCAGCGGCGCCTTCCACACCCGCCTCATGGAGCCGGCCCTGGAGCCGCTGGCGCAGGTGCTGAAGGCCGTGGACGTCAGGAAGCCCCTGGTGTCCGTGCACTCCAACGTGGACGGGAACCGGTACCTGCACCCGAGGCACATCCAGAAGCTGCTGGCCCAGCAGGTGGTCTCGCCGGTGAAGTGGGAGCAGACGATGCACGCCCTGTACGAGAGGAAAAGGGGCACGGAGTTCCCCCAGACTTTTGA
- the MCAT gene encoding malonyl-CoA-acyl carrier protein transacylase, mitochondrial isoform X3, with protein MSVRVARALRGWGWGAGCRRGASDFRLPPPGAVDVAELLRDATTAEEGPREAVARRPPDQCSVLLFPGQGSQVVGMGRGLLRYPRVRELYAAASRVLGYDLLELSLHGPQEALDRTAHCQPAIFVASLAAVEKLHHLQPAVIENCVAAAGFSVGEFAALVFAGAMEFSEARPGHLARSTLSADRTPSEGLRQRTGVDASLKKAHRWPLGAGKDVQHHRSGGECK; from the exons ATGAGCGTCCGGGTGGCGCGGGctctgaggggctggggctggggcgcggGCTGCCGCCGCGGCGCCTCGGACTTCCGGCTGCCGCCGCCGGGCGCCGTGGACGTGGCGGAGCTGCTGCGAGATGCGACGACAGCCGAGGAGGGGCCCCGGGAGGCGGTGGCGCGGCGGCCGCCCGACCAGTGTTCGGTGCTGCTCTTCCCGGGCCAGGGCAGCCAGGTGGTGGGCATGGGCCGCGGTCTGCTCCGCTACCCGCGCGTCCGCGAGCTCTACGCCGCCGCCAGCCGCGTGCTGGGCTACGACCTGCTGGAGCTGAGCCTGCACGGGCCGCAGGAGGCCCTGGACCGCACCGCGCACTGCCAGCCCGCGATCTTCGTGGCCTCGCTGGCCGCCGTGGAGAAACTGCATCACCTGCAGCCTGCG GTCATTGAGAACTGCGTTGCTGCTGCTGGGTTCAGTGTGGGAGAATTCGCAGCCCTGGTGTTTGCCGGAGCCATGGAGTTTTCCGAAG CCCGGCCTGGGCACCTCGCCCGGAGCACGCTGAGCGCAGACAGGACCCCGAGCGAGGGGCTGCGGCAAAGGACTGGAGTCGACGCTTCCCTAAAGAAGGCACACCGCTGGCCGCTGGGCGCGGGGAAAGATGTGCAGCATCACCGGTCAGGAGgggaatgcaaatga
- the MCAT gene encoding malonyl-CoA-acyl carrier protein transacylase, mitochondrial isoform X1, which yields MSVRVARALRGWGWGAGCRRGASDFRLPPPGAVDVAELLRDATTAEEGPREAVARRPPDQCSVLLFPGQGSQVVGMGRGLLRYPRVRELYAAASRVLGYDLLELSLHGPQEALDRTAHCQPAIFVASLAAVEKLHHLQPAVIENCVAAAGFSVGEFAALVFAGAMEFSEGLFAVKVRAEAMQEASEAVPSGMLSVLGRPQTKFSFACLEAREHCKTLGIQSPVCEVANYLFPDCRVISGHLEALQFLQKNSSRYHFRRTKMLPVSGAFHTRLMEPALEPLAQVLKAVDVRKPLVSVHSNVDGNRYLHPRHIQKLLAQQVVSPVKWEQTMHALYERKRGTEFPQTFEVGPGKQLGAILKSCNLQAWKSYSNVEVLAQDGDPDQDP from the exons ATGAGCGTCCGGGTGGCGCGGGctctgaggggctggggctggggcgcggGCTGCCGCCGCGGCGCCTCGGACTTCCGGCTGCCGCCGCCGGGCGCCGTGGACGTGGCGGAGCTGCTGCGAGATGCGACGACAGCCGAGGAGGGGCCCCGGGAGGCGGTGGCGCGGCGGCCGCCCGACCAGTGTTCGGTGCTGCTCTTCCCGGGCCAGGGCAGCCAGGTGGTGGGCATGGGCCGCGGTCTGCTCCGCTACCCGCGCGTCCGCGAGCTCTACGCCGCCGCCAGCCGCGTGCTGGGCTACGACCTGCTGGAGCTGAGCCTGCACGGGCCGCAGGAGGCCCTGGACCGCACCGCGCACTGCCAGCCCGCGATCTTCGTGGCCTCGCTGGCCGCCGTGGAGAAACTGCATCACCTGCAGCCTGCG GTCATTGAGAACTGCGTTGCTGCTGCTGGGTTCAGTGTGGGAGAATTCGCAGCCCTGGTGTTTGCCGGAGCCATGGAGTTTTCCGAAG GTTTGTTCGCGGTGAAGGTCCGAGCCGAGGCCATGCAGGAAGCCTCCGAAGCTGTCCCCAGTGGGATGCTGTCCGTCCTTGGCCGGCCTCAGACCAAGTTCAGCTTCGCCTGTCTGGAGGCCCGGGAGCACTGCAAGACTCTGGGGATACAGAGCCCCGTGTGCGAGGTGGCCAACTACCTCTTCCCGGATTGCAGGGTGATCTCCGGACACCTGGAG GCTCTGCAGTTCCTCCAGAAGAACTCCTCCAGATACCACTTCAGGCGCACCAAGATGCTGCCGGTCAGCGGCGCCTTCCACACCCGCCTCATGGAGCCGGCCCTGGAGCCGCTGGCGCAGGTGCTGAAGGCCGTGGACGTCAGGAAGCCCCTGGTGTCCGTGCACTCCAACGTGGACGGGAACCGGTACCTGCACCCGAGGCACATCCAGAAGCTGCTGGCCCAGCAGGTGGTCTCGCCGGTGAAGTGGGAGCAGACGATGCACGCCCTGTACGAGAGGAAAAGGGGCACGGAGTTCCCCCAGACTTTTGAGGTGGGGCCCGGGAAGCAGCTGGGAGCCATCCTGAAGAGCTGTAACCTGCAGGCCTGGAAGTCGTACAGCAACGTGGAGGTGCTGGCCCAGGATGGGGACCCCGACCAGGACCCGTAG
- the TSPO gene encoding translocator protein: protein MAPPWLPAVGFTLAPSLGAFVGSYYVRGEGLRWYASLQKPSWHPPRWTLGPIWGTLYSAMGYGSYLVWRELGGFSEEAVVPLGLYAGQLTLNWAWPPIFFGARQMGWALGDLLLTGGVAAATAVAWHKVSPSAARLLYPYLAWLAFACALNYCVWRDNYGRRGGRRLVE, encoded by the exons ATGGCGCCGCCCTGGCTGCCCGCCGTGGGCTTCACACTGGCGCCCAGCCTGGGGGCCTTTGTGGGCTCCTACTACGTCCGCGGAGAGGGCCTCCGCTGGTACGCCAGCCTGCAGAAGCCCTCGTGGCACCCGCCCCGCTGGACGCTGGGCCCCATCTGGGGCACGCTGTACTCGGCCATGGG ATACGGCTCCTACCTGGTCTGGAGAGAGCTGGGGGGCTTCTCGGAGGAGGCCGTGGTCCCCCTGGGCCTCTACGCCGGGCAGCTGACCCTGAACTGGGCGTGGCCTCCCATCTTCTTCGGCGCCCGACAGATGGGCTGG GCTCTGGGGGATCTGCTGCTGACGGGCGGGGTGGCAGCGGCCACCGCCGTGGCCTGGCACAAGGTGAGCCCTTCAGCCGCCCGGCTGCTCTACCCGTACCTGGCCTGGCTGGCCTTCGCGTGTGCGCTTAACTACTGCGTCTGGCGGGACAACTACGGCCGGCGCGGCGGCCGAAGGCTTGTGGAGTGA
- the MCAT gene encoding malonyl-CoA-acyl carrier protein transacylase, mitochondrial isoform X4 — translation MSVRVARALRGWGWGAGCRRGASDFRLPPPGAVDVAELLRDATTAEEGPREAVARRPPDQCSVLLFPGQGSQVVGMGRGLLRYPRVRELYAAASRVLGYDLLELSLHGPQEALDRTAHCQPAIFVASLAAVEKLHHLQPAVIENCVAAAGFSVGEFAALVFAGAMEFSEGPKGSSGMPLLSVVS, via the exons ATGAGCGTCCGGGTGGCGCGGGctctgaggggctggggctggggcgcggGCTGCCGCCGCGGCGCCTCGGACTTCCGGCTGCCGCCGCCGGGCGCCGTGGACGTGGCGGAGCTGCTGCGAGATGCGACGACAGCCGAGGAGGGGCCCCGGGAGGCGGTGGCGCGGCGGCCGCCCGACCAGTGTTCGGTGCTGCTCTTCCCGGGCCAGGGCAGCCAGGTGGTGGGCATGGGCCGCGGTCTGCTCCGCTACCCGCGCGTCCGCGAGCTCTACGCCGCCGCCAGCCGCGTGCTGGGCTACGACCTGCTGGAGCTGAGCCTGCACGGGCCGCAGGAGGCCCTGGACCGCACCGCGCACTGCCAGCCCGCGATCTTCGTGGCCTCGCTGGCCGCCGTGGAGAAACTGCATCACCTGCAGCCTGCG GTCATTGAGAACTGCGTTGCTGCTGCTGGGTTCAGTGTGGGAGAATTCGCAGCCCTGGTGTTTGCCGGAGCCATGGAGTTTTCCGAAG GCCCAAAGGGTTCATCAGGGATGCCCTTGCTTTCTGTAGTCTCATGA